The Streptomyces sp. NBC_01275 genome has a segment encoding these proteins:
- a CDS encoding alanine racemase → MALTLYVDTARWRAHHKHVQEQFPSLVPVCKGNGYGFGHERLAEEATRLGSDILAVGTTYEAARIKDFFGGDLLVLTPYRRGEEPVPLPDRVVRSVSSVDGVYGLVGARVVIEVMSSMKRHGISEQDLPQLHAAIENVRLEGFAIHLPLDRTDGSDAVEEVIGWMDRLRAARLPLHTMFVSHLKADELARLQQQFPQTRFRARIGTRLWLGDHDATEYRGAVLDVTSVAKGDRFGYRQQKAASDGFLVVVAGGTSHGVGLEAPKALHGVMPRAKGVARAGLATVNRNLSPFVWGGKQRWFAEPPHMQVSILFVPSDAPEPQVGDELVAHLRHTTTQFDRIVDR, encoded by the coding sequence ATGGCGCTCACGCTCTACGTCGACACCGCGCGCTGGCGGGCGCACCACAAGCACGTGCAGGAGCAGTTCCCAAGCCTCGTCCCGGTCTGCAAGGGCAACGGCTACGGCTTCGGGCACGAGCGGCTGGCGGAGGAGGCCACGCGGCTGGGCTCGGACATCCTGGCCGTCGGCACGACGTACGAGGCCGCGCGCATCAAGGACTTCTTCGGCGGCGACCTGCTGGTGCTGACGCCGTACCGGCGCGGCGAGGAGCCCGTCCCGCTGCCCGACCGGGTGGTGCGCTCGGTGTCCTCGGTCGACGGGGTGTACGGGCTCGTGGGCGCCCGGGTGGTCATCGAGGTGATGTCGTCGATGAAGCGGCACGGCATCAGCGAGCAGGACCTTCCGCAGCTGCACGCCGCCATCGAGAACGTCAGACTCGAGGGCTTCGCCATCCATCTGCCGCTGGACCGCACCGACGGCTCCGACGCCGTCGAGGAGGTCATCGGCTGGATGGACCGGCTGCGCGCGGCCCGGCTGCCGCTGCACACCATGTTCGTCAGCCACCTCAAGGCCGACGAACTCGCCCGGCTCCAGCAGCAGTTCCCGCAGACCCGCTTCCGCGCGCGCATCGGCACCCGCCTGTGGCTGGGGGACCACGACGCCACCGAGTACCGCGGCGCGGTCCTGGACGTCACCAGCGTCGCCAAGGGCGACCGCTTCGGCTACCGGCAGCAGAAGGCGGCCTCCGACGGCTTCCTGGTCGTCGTGGCCGGCGGTACGTCGCACGGGGTGGGTCTGGAGGCCCCGAAGGCCCTGCACGGCGTCATGCCCCGCGCCAAGGGCGTCGCCCGCGCCGGTCTCGCCACCGTGAACCGGAACCTCTCGCCGTTCGTCTGGGGCGGCAAGCAGCGCTGGTTCGCCGAGCCGCCGCACATGCAGGTGTCCATCCTGTTCGTGCCCTCGGACGCCCCGGAGCCCCAGGTCGGCGACGAGCTGGTGGCCCATCTGCGGCACACCACCACGCAGTTCGACCGGATCGTCGACCGCTGA
- a CDS encoding glycosyltransferase family 87 protein, whose translation MPSAESTPVRVHEPEPVRPTRDDKVAAAGSELIGGPLGRRALTGTSWWTPVRVVALVAIGMFALGLIQKAPCYNGAWFFGASSQYTHACYSDIPHLYQGRGFADGLVPYFDKLPGDMDYLEYPVLTGVFMEVANWLTPGSGSLQHQEQWYWMVNAGLLMACAAVIAVCVARTHARRPWDGLLVALAPAFVLTATINWDLLAVALTAAAMLMWSRGRSVAFGVLLGLATAAKLYPVVLLGPLFVLCWRAGKWRDFGQALGSAVIAWLVVNLPVMLFAFEGWSKFYRFSQERGVDFGSFWLILAQNSSDPLTTDSVNTLATLMVVLCFLGIAGLTLTAPRRPRFAQLAFLMVAAFILTNKVYSPQYVLWLVPLAVLARPKWRDFLIWQACEVAYFLGIWMYLAYTTSGDAHKGLPTDGYHWAIGAHLLGTLYLCVVVVRDILMPERDVVRQAGDDDPSGGVLDGAEDVFVLGAAAHPPRHASHFDGPQVEWGKQDAVDGSL comes from the coding sequence ATGCCCAGTGCAGAATCGACGCCAGTGCGCGTGCACGAGCCGGAGCCGGTGCGGCCGACCAGGGACGACAAGGTGGCCGCGGCCGGAAGTGAGCTGATCGGCGGCCCCCTCGGTCGGCGGGCCCTGACCGGGACGTCCTGGTGGACTCCCGTGCGGGTCGTCGCGCTCGTGGCGATCGGGATGTTCGCCCTCGGCTTGATCCAGAAGGCGCCCTGCTACAACGGCGCCTGGTTCTTCGGCGCCAGTTCCCAGTACACGCACGCGTGCTACTCGGACATCCCACACCTCTACCAGGGACGCGGGTTCGCCGACGGTCTCGTACCGTACTTCGACAAGCTCCCCGGCGACATGGACTACCTCGAGTACCCGGTGCTGACCGGCGTGTTCATGGAGGTGGCGAACTGGCTGACACCGGGCAGCGGCAGCCTCCAGCACCAGGAGCAGTGGTACTGGATGGTCAACGCAGGGCTGCTGATGGCCTGCGCGGCCGTCATCGCCGTCTGCGTGGCCCGTACGCATGCCCGGCGCCCCTGGGACGGTCTGCTGGTCGCCCTGGCCCCCGCCTTCGTGCTGACCGCCACCATCAACTGGGACCTGCTGGCGGTCGCCCTGACGGCCGCGGCGATGCTGATGTGGTCGAGGGGCCGGTCCGTCGCGTTCGGCGTTCTGCTGGGCCTTGCCACGGCCGCCAAGCTCTACCCCGTCGTACTCCTCGGACCGCTGTTCGTGCTGTGCTGGCGCGCGGGGAAGTGGCGGGACTTCGGCCAGGCCCTGGGCAGCGCCGTCATCGCCTGGCTGGTGGTGAACCTGCCGGTGATGCTCTTCGCCTTCGAGGGATGGTCGAAGTTCTACCGGTTCAGCCAGGAGCGGGGCGTCGACTTCGGCTCCTTCTGGCTGATCCTGGCCCAGAACTCCAGCGATCCGCTCACCACCGACAGCGTCAACACCCTCGCCACGCTCATGGTCGTGCTGTGCTTCCTGGGCATCGCGGGGCTGACGCTGACCGCGCCCCGCCGTCCTCGCTTCGCCCAGCTCGCGTTTCTGATGGTGGCGGCCTTCATCCTCACCAACAAGGTCTACTCGCCGCAGTACGTCCTGTGGCTGGTGCCGCTGGCCGTGCTGGCCCGGCCGAAGTGGCGGGACTTCCTGATCTGGCAGGCGTGCGAGGTCGCGTACTTCCTGGGCATCTGGATGTACCTCGCCTACACGACCAGCGGAGACGCCCACAAGGGCCTGCCGACCGACGGCTACCACTGGGCGATCGGCGCGCACCTGCTCGGGACGCTCTACCTGTGCGTCGTGGTCGTGCGCGACATCCTGATGCCGGAGCGGGACGTGGTGCGGCAGGCGGGCGACGACGATCCCTCGGGCGGTGTGCTCGACGGGGCGGAGGACGTCTTCGTCCTGGGCGCCGCGGCCCATCCGCCCCGGCACGCCTCGCACTTCGACGGGCCGCAGGTGGAGTGGGGCAAGCAGGACGCCGTCGACGGTTCGCTGTGA
- a CDS encoding transglycosylase domain-containing protein, which produces MSEHRRKPPQPQEGGRAAARRGQSGPSSGRRAAPRGATGSPSDYGLGYGSGDEEESYGSRAEARRASQRSSGGRRRTAEPAGGRRGDPSGPGRGRGRSAPGRKRLIDYPRSEKDGWQRWVPSWKLVTGLFVGFVGSLVAVAGIGYAVVGIPKVADTAEAENNVYYWKDGSQMVATGGETNRQIIGLSQIPEEMRWAVISQENKTFYDDNGIDPKGIARAVFNMARGGQTQGGSTITQQYVKNAMLNDQSQTISRKFKEIMVSVKVGAEVDKNVIMAGYLNSAYYGRGAYGIQAAARAYFDKDAIKLDPGECAFLAATLKGATYYDPAGATSIDSINATPEKNSKRALLQMQDTLDKMVEYGHLDASVRAKYTSLPKWKNPRSNTDLKGQVGYLVDLANSYLVTNSKTTGITQNQLQQGGYSIYTTFDKKKVTELEAAVKKVQKAKIKPDQRPKTDTHVQFGGASVEPDTGAIRAIYGGEDATKHFTDNADQTGAQVGSTFKPFVLAAAMTWGVRDPDLGSSQAQDERTIVSPDSLFSGQNKLKIRNYDGTIWKNEKGEEWLQTNDGNVSAGSAPKFKIDLREAMRESVNSAFVQLGMDVGLDKVKEAAVSAGLRENSLTGTGFPSFSIGISDPSAIRMAGAYATFASSGKQRDPYSVEKVTSEKGQIFTHETQTKQAYTSKVADNVTDVLKTVVDKGTGTAAQLPGREVAGKTGTTDGNKSAWFVGYTPQLSTAVTMFRYDDDETNKNRTFLEMYGTGGEAKIHGASFPAQIWHDYMAEALEGTPVKDFPEPEPIGEVVNEEPSPTPTPADIESEEPEPSPTPTATESEPEPSPSPTDTCNTFFGCDDTGGTDTGGTDTGGTGGDTTPTPTATDTSDTSRGNGNGNGGLFGGPAG; this is translated from the coding sequence ATGAGCGAGCACCGTCGCAAACCGCCGCAGCCGCAGGAAGGCGGACGTGCCGCGGCCCGACGCGGCCAGTCCGGTCCGTCCTCCGGCCGCCGCGCGGCACCGCGAGGCGCCACCGGATCTCCTTCCGACTACGGGTTGGGTTACGGGTCCGGAGACGAGGAAGAGTCGTACGGCAGCCGCGCCGAGGCCCGGCGCGCGTCCCAGAGAAGCTCGGGCGGCCGGCGCAGAACGGCCGAGCCCGCAGGGGGCCGCCGTGGCGACCCGTCCGGGCCCGGACGGGGCAGAGGGCGCTCGGCGCCCGGCCGGAAGCGCCTCATTGACTATCCGCGCTCCGAGAAGGACGGCTGGCAGCGCTGGGTGCCGTCCTGGAAGCTCGTCACCGGCCTGTTCGTCGGCTTCGTGGGCAGCCTGGTGGCCGTCGCGGGCATCGGGTACGCCGTGGTGGGCATCCCGAAGGTCGCCGATACGGCGGAGGCGGAGAACAACGTCTACTACTGGAAGGACGGCAGCCAGATGGTTGCCACCGGTGGCGAGACGAACCGTCAGATCATCGGCCTCTCGCAGATCCCCGAGGAGATGCGCTGGGCGGTGATCTCGCAGGAGAACAAGACCTTCTACGACGACAACGGCATCGACCCCAAAGGCATCGCGCGCGCCGTGTTCAACATGGCGCGGGGCGGACAGACACAGGGTGGTTCGACGATCACCCAGCAGTACGTCAAGAACGCCATGCTGAACGACCAGTCGCAGACGATCTCCCGGAAGTTCAAGGAGATCATGGTGTCGGTCAAGGTGGGGGCCGAGGTCGACAAGAACGTCATCATGGCCGGCTACCTGAACTCCGCGTACTACGGTCGCGGCGCCTACGGGATCCAGGCCGCCGCGCGTGCCTACTTCGACAAGGACGCCATCAAGCTCGACCCGGGCGAGTGCGCGTTCCTGGCCGCCACGCTGAAGGGCGCCACGTACTACGACCCGGCGGGCGCGACGTCCATCGACTCGATCAACGCCACGCCCGAGAAGAACAGCAAGCGCGCCCTGCTCCAGATGCAGGACACCCTTGACAAGATGGTCGAGTACGGGCACCTCGACGCCTCGGTGCGGGCCAAGTACACGTCGCTTCCCAAGTGGAAGAACCCCCGGTCGAACACCGACCTGAAGGGGCAGGTCGGCTACCTCGTCGACCTCGCCAACAGCTATCTGGTCACCAACAGCAAGACGACCGGAATCACCCAGAACCAGCTGCAACAGGGCGGCTACTCGATCTACACGACCTTCGACAAGAAGAAGGTCACGGAACTCGAGGCGGCGGTCAAGAAGGTCCAGAAGGCCAAGATCAAGCCGGACCAGCGCCCGAAGACGGATACGCACGTCCAGTTCGGCGGGGCGTCCGTGGAACCGGACACCGGTGCCATCCGGGCCATCTACGGCGGTGAGGACGCCACCAAGCACTTCACCGACAACGCCGACCAGACCGGTGCCCAGGTCGGTTCGACGTTCAAGCCGTTCGTGCTCGCGGCCGCGATGACCTGGGGCGTGCGCGATCCGGATCTGGGCTCGTCCCAGGCGCAGGACGAGCGCACCATCGTCTCCCCCGACAGTCTGTTCAGCGGCCAGAACAAGCTCAAGATCAGGAACTACGACGGCACGATCTGGAAGAACGAGAAGGGCGAGGAGTGGCTGCAGACCAATGACGGCAACGTCTCCGCCGGCAGCGCGCCCAAATTCAAGATCGACCTGCGTGAGGCGATGCGTGAGTCGGTGAACTCCGCCTTCGTGCAGCTCGGCATGGATGTCGGTCTGGACAAGGTGAAGGAAGCCGCGGTCAGTGCGGGCCTGCGGGAGAACAGCCTGACCGGCACCGGCTTCCCGTCGTTCTCGATCGGCATCTCCGACCCGAGCGCGATCCGTATGGCGGGTGCGTACGCCACCTTCGCCTCCAGCGGCAAGCAGCGTGACCCGTACTCCGTCGAGAAGGTCACGAGCGAGAAGGGCCAGATCTTCACGCACGAGACCCAGACGAAGCAGGCGTACACCTCGAAGGTCGCCGACAACGTCACGGACGTCCTGAAGACCGTGGTCGACAAGGGCACGGGCACCGCCGCCCAGCTGCCGGGCCGTGAGGTGGCCGGCAAGACCGGTACCACCGACGGCAACAAGTCCGCCTGGTTCGTGGGCTACACCCCGCAGCTGTCGACCGCGGTGACCATGTTCCGCTACGACGACGACGAGACGAACAAGAACCGCACGTTCCTGGAGATGTACGGAACGGGCGGCGAGGCGAAGATCCACGGTGCATCGTTCCCGGCCCAGATCTGGCACGACTACATGGCCGAGGCGCTGGAGGGCACGCCGGTGAAGGACTTCCCGGAGCCGGAGCCCATCGGTGAGGTCGTCAACGAGGAACCGTCCCCGACTCCGACTCCCGCGGACATCGAGAGCGAGGAGCCGGAGCCGTCCCCGACACCGACCGCCACGGAGTCGGAGCCCGAGCCCTCCCCCTCGCCGACCGACACCTGTAACACCTTCTTCGGGTGTGATGACACGGGCGGTACGGACACGGGTGGCACCGACACGGGCGGCACGGGCGGGGACACGACCCCGACACCGACCGCTACGGATACGAGCGACACCTCGAGAGGAAACGGCAACGGCAACGGAGGACTCTTCGGAGGTCCAGCCGGGTAA
- a CDS encoding PadR family transcriptional regulator has translation MSRRSGILEFAVLGLLRESPMHGYELRKRLNTSLGVFRAFSYGTLYPCLKTLVANGWLIEEPGNTTEDALAAPLTGRRAKIVYRLTAEGKEHFEELLSQTGPDAYEDEHFAARFAFFGQTSRDVRMRVLEGRRSRLEERLEKMRASLARTRERLDDYTLELQRHGMESVEREVRWLNELIESERAGRDLKGSVPGGSAQQNTTSGAAGGLPRPGDTPGTDPSDDTTT, from the coding sequence ATGAGCCGGCGTTCCGGGATCCTCGAGTTCGCCGTACTCGGCCTGCTCCGCGAGTCCCCTATGCACGGGTATGAGCTGCGCAAACGGCTCAACACGTCACTGGGTGTGTTCCGTGCGTTCAGCTACGGGACGCTGTATCCCTGCCTCAAGACGCTCGTCGCCAACGGCTGGTTGATCGAGGAACCGGGGAACACGACCGAGGACGCCCTCGCCGCACCGCTCACCGGGCGTCGCGCCAAGATCGTCTACCGGTTGACGGCTGAAGGTAAGGAGCACTTCGAGGAACTGCTCTCGCAGACGGGGCCCGACGCGTACGAGGACGAGCATTTCGCCGCACGCTTCGCCTTCTTCGGGCAGACGTCGCGCGATGTTCGCATGCGCGTACTGGAGGGCCGCCGCAGCCGGCTGGAGGAGCGTCTGGAGAAGATGCGCGCCTCCCTGGCGCGCACCCGGGAGCGCCTCGACGACTACACGCTCGAGCTCCAGCGCCACGGAATGGAGTCCGTGGAGCGCGAAGTGCGCTGGCTGAACGAGCTCATCGAGAGCGAGCGGGCCGGACGGGACCTGAAGGGTTCCGTCCCGGGGGGGTCCGCACAGCAGAACACCACATCTGGAGCGGCGGGCGGCCTGCCCCGTCCCGGGGACACCCCCGGGACGGATCCGTCCGACGACACCACCACATGA
- a CDS encoding inositol-3-phosphate synthase: MGSVRVAIVGVGNCAASLVQGVEYYKDADPASKVPGLMHVQFGDYHVGDVEFVAAFDVDAKKVGLDLSDAIGASENNTIKICDVPNKGVTVQRGHTLDGLGKYYRETIEESAEAPVDVVQVLRDKQVDVLICYLPVGSEDAAKFYAQAAIDAKVAFVNALPVFIAGTKEWADKFTEAGVPIVGDDIKSQVGATITHRVMAKLFEDRGVRLERTMQLNVGGNMDFKNMLERDRLESKKISKTQAVTSQIPDRDLGEKNVHIGPSDYVQWLDDRKWAYVRLEGRAFGDVPLNLEYKLEVWDSPNSAGVIIDALRAAKIAKDRGIGGPILSASSYFMKSPPVQYFDDEAYANVEKFIRGEVER; this comes from the coding sequence ATGGGTTCGGTTCGCGTAGCCATCGTCGGCGTGGGCAACTGCGCCGCCTCGCTGGTACAGGGCGTCGAGTACTACAAGGACGCCGACCCGGCGTCCAAGGTCCCGGGCCTGATGCACGTGCAGTTCGGCGACTACCACGTCGGTGACGTCGAGTTCGTCGCCGCGTTCGACGTCGACGCGAAGAAGGTCGGCCTCGACCTCTCCGACGCCATCGGTGCCAGCGAGAACAACACCATCAAGATCTGCGACGTCCCGAACAAGGGCGTCACGGTCCAGCGCGGCCACACCCTCGACGGTCTCGGCAAGTACTACCGCGAGACCATCGAGGAGTCCGCCGAGGCCCCGGTCGACGTGGTCCAGGTCCTCAGGGACAAGCAGGTCGACGTGCTGATCTGCTACCTGCCCGTCGGTTCCGAGGACGCGGCGAAGTTCTACGCCCAGGCCGCCATCGACGCCAAGGTCGCGTTCGTCAACGCCCTCCCGGTCTTCATCGCCGGCACCAAGGAGTGGGCGGACAAGTTCACCGAGGCGGGCGTCCCGATCGTCGGCGACGACATCAAGTCGCAGGTCGGCGCCACCATCACGCACCGTGTGATGGCGAAGCTGTTCGAGGACCGCGGTGTCCGTCTCGAGCGCACCATGCAGCTCAACGTCGGCGGCAACATGGACTTCAAGAACATGCTGGAGCGCGACCGCCTCGAGTCGAAGAAGATCTCGAAGACGCAGGCCGTCACCTCGCAGATCCCCGACCGCGACCTGGGCGAGAAGAACGTCCACATCGGTCCGTCGGACTACGTGCAGTGGCTGGACGACCGCAAGTGGGCGTACGTCCGCCTCGAGGGCCGCGCCTTCGGCGACGTCCCGCTGAACCTGGAGTACAAGCTCGAGGTCTGGGACTCCCCGAACTCGGCTGGCGTCATCATCGACGCCCTGCGCGCCGCGAAGATCGCCAAGGACCGCGGCATCGGCGGCCCGATCCTGTCGGCGTCCTCGTACTTCATGAAGTCCCCGCCGGTTCAGTACTTCGACGACGAGGCCTACGCCAACGTCGAGAAGTTCATCCGCGGCGAGGTCGAGCGCTAA
- a CDS encoding MFS transporter: MSVVRDLRVLLRFGNFRRLLAVRLLSQCADGVYQVALATYVVFSPEKQTSAGAIASAMAVLLLPYSLIGPFAGVLLDRWRRRQILLYGNLLRAVLASATAVLMLSHVPDWLFYVSALCVTAVNRFVLAGLSAALPRVVDAERLVMANSLSPTAGTLAAVAGGGLAFVVRLVVADSDAAVVLLGCALYLCAALVSLTMAADLLGPDREQVPQRLTAALKGTAHGLAAGVRHLTAPQRREAAWALGSITLMRFCYGALTVMVLMLCRYAWSSGTDEGLALLGLAVGISGVGFFVAAVVTPSAVGRLGPGRWIVVCSTAAAVLELALMLPFAEVSVFVAAFVLGLVTQGAKIATDTVVQSSVEDGFRGRIFSLYDVLFNVAFVGAAAVAALMLPPDGRSVALVVTVAVIYGAIAGAMARFERQ, translated from the coding sequence ATGTCCGTCGTCCGTGATCTGCGCGTCCTGCTGCGCTTTGGGAACTTCCGTCGCCTGCTCGCCGTACGGCTGCTCTCCCAGTGCGCCGACGGCGTCTACCAGGTCGCGCTCGCCACGTACGTCGTGTTCTCCCCGGAGAAGCAGACCTCGGCCGGCGCGATCGCCTCCGCGATGGCGGTCCTGCTGCTGCCGTACTCCCTGATCGGCCCCTTCGCCGGCGTCCTGCTGGACCGCTGGCGCCGCCGACAGATCCTCCTCTACGGCAATCTGCTGCGCGCCGTGCTGGCGTCGGCGACGGCGGTGCTGATGCTCAGCCACGTCCCCGACTGGCTCTTCTACGTCTCCGCGCTGTGCGTCACCGCGGTCAACCGCTTCGTCCTCGCCGGTCTCTCCGCGGCGCTGCCGCGCGTGGTCGACGCCGAGCGCCTGGTGATGGCCAACTCCCTCTCCCCGACCGCCGGAACGCTGGCCGCGGTCGCGGGCGGCGGTCTCGCCTTCGTCGTCCGGCTGGTGGTCGCCGACTCCGACGCCGCGGTCGTGCTGCTGGGCTGCGCGCTCTACCTGTGCGCCGCGCTCGTCTCGCTGACGATGGCCGCGGATCTGCTCGGGCCCGACCGTGAGCAGGTTCCGCAGCGGCTGACGGCCGCCCTCAAGGGCACCGCACACGGCCTCGCGGCCGGCGTACGCCATCTGACCGCGCCTCAGCGCAGGGAGGCCGCCTGGGCGCTCGGCTCGATCACGCTGATGCGCTTCTGCTACGGCGCTCTGACGGTCATGGTGCTGATGCTCTGCCGGTACGCCTGGTCGTCCGGCACGGACGAGGGACTGGCCCTGCTCGGGCTGGCCGTGGGCATCTCCGGCGTCGGCTTCTTCGTCGCGGCCGTGGTGACCCCGTCGGCGGTGGGACGACTGGGCCCGGGCCGCTGGATCGTCGTCTGCTCCACGGCCGCCGCCGTCCTGGAGCTCGCCCTGATGCTGCCGTTCGCCGAAGTCAGCGTGTTCGTCGCGGCGTTCGTCCTGGGGCTCGTCACCCAGGGCGCGAAGATCGCCACGGACACCGTCGTCCAGTCCTCCGTGGAGGACGGCTTCCGCGGCCGGATCTTCTCCCTCTACGACGTCCTGTTCAACGTCGCCTTCGTCGGCGCCGCCGCTGTGGCCGCCCTGATGCTGCCGCCTGACGGTCGCTCGGTCGCGCTGGTGGTCACGGTCGCCGTTATCTACGGAGCAATTGCTGGCGCTATGGCCCGCTTTGAGCGCCAGTAA
- a CDS encoding CCA tRNA nucleotidyltransferase, translating into MPNANEDNLSALSQVQHRAVSELLRVAPVADDLARRFQEAGFSLALVGGSVRDALLGRLGNDLDFTTDARPEDVLKIVRPWADAVWEVGIAFGTVGVQKEARVGDVDRRFEIEVTTYRSEAYDRTSRKPEVSYGDSIEQDLVRRDFTVNAMAVALPEKEFIDPHGGLGDLAARVLRTPGTPEDSFSDDPLRMMRAARFAAQLDFEVAPEVVAAMTEMADRLEIVSAERVRDELNKLILSTHPRKGLALLVDTGLADHVLPELPALRLESDEHHRHKDVYEHTLIVLEQAIALEENGPDLALRLAALLHDIGKPRTRRFETDGRVSFHHHEVVGAKMTKKRMMALKYSNELVKDVSRLVELHLRFHGYGTGEWTDSAVRRYVRDAGPLLERLHKLTRSDCTTRNKRKAASLSRAYDGLEDRIAQLKEQEELDAIRPDLDGNQIMEILGIGPGPAIGKAYKQLLELRLEHGPMEYDAAVAALKEWWTQQD; encoded by the coding sequence GTGCCGAACGCCAACGAAGACAACCTCAGTGCCCTGAGCCAGGTGCAGCACCGCGCGGTGAGCGAACTGCTGCGCGTCGCGCCTGTCGCCGACGACCTCGCCCGCCGTTTCCAGGAGGCCGGGTTCTCCCTCGCCCTGGTCGGCGGTTCGGTCCGGGACGCGTTGCTCGGCCGGCTCGGCAACGACCTGGACTTCACCACGGATGCCCGCCCCGAGGACGTCCTGAAGATCGTCCGGCCGTGGGCCGACGCCGTGTGGGAGGTCGGGATCGCCTTCGGCACCGTCGGGGTGCAGAAGGAGGCTCGCGTCGGCGACGTCGACCGACGCTTCGAGATCGAGGTGACCACCTACCGCTCCGAGGCCTACGACCGGACCTCGCGCAAGCCCGAGGTGTCCTACGGCGACTCCATCGAGCAGGACCTCGTCCGGCGTGACTTCACCGTGAACGCGATGGCCGTGGCGCTCCCCGAGAAGGAGTTCATCGACCCGCACGGCGGCCTCGGCGACCTCGCGGCGCGAGTGCTGCGCACTCCGGGCACGCCCGAGGACTCCTTCTCCGACGATCCGCTGCGGATGATGCGTGCGGCTCGCTTCGCCGCCCAGTTGGACTTCGAAGTCGCTCCCGAGGTCGTCGCGGCTATGACGGAGATGGCCGACCGCCTCGAGATCGTCTCCGCGGAGCGTGTACGGGACGAGCTGAACAAGCTGATCCTGTCCACGCACCCGCGCAAGGGCCTGGCGCTCCTGGTCGACACCGGGCTCGCCGACCATGTCCTGCCGGAGCTGCCGGCCCTGCGTCTGGAGAGCGACGAGCACCACCGTCACAAGGACGTCTACGAGCACACGCTGATCGTCCTGGAGCAGGCGATCGCGCTGGAGGAGAACGGCCCCGACCTCGCCCTGCGGCTCGCGGCGCTGCTGCATGACATCGGCAAGCCCCGTACGCGCCGGTTCGAGACGGACGGCCGTGTCTCGTTCCACCACCACGAGGTGGTCGGGGCGAAGATGACCAAGAAGCGCATGATGGCGCTCAAGTACTCCAATGAGCTGGTGAAGGACGTCTCGCGGCTGGTCGAGCTCCACCTGCGCTTCCACGGCTACGGCACTGGCGAGTGGACGGACTCCGCGGTCCGTCGCTATGTCCGTGACGCGGGGCCGCTCCTCGAACGTCTCCACAAGCTGACCCGCTCGGACTGCACGACCCGGAACAAGCGCAAGGCGGCCTCGCTCTCCCGCGCGTACGACGGGCTGGAGGACCGGATCGCTCAGCTGAAGGAGCAGGAAGAGCTCGACGCGATCCGTCCCGACCTCGACGGCAACCAGATCATGGAGATCCTGGGCATCGGTCCCGGCCCGGCCATCGGCAAGGCGTACAAGCAGCTGCTGGAACTTCGCCTGGAGCACGGGCCGATGGAGTACGACGCGGCGGTGGCGGCGCTCAAGGAGTGGTGGACCCAGCAGGACTGA